In Actinomycetota bacterium, a genomic segment contains:
- a CDS encoding glycosyltransferase family protein — protein sequence MPTLAVLQARMSSTRLPGKVMRPLLGEPMIGRQIQRIRRAQLIDSLVIATSTDPADDVLVEYAATLGVPVVRGPLDDVLARFTSVIEQFQPDAIVRLTADCPLTSPTVIDLVIERFLESDVDYCSNTLQATFPDGLDVEVVRPAALLAVASSSADAAEHEHVTLGIYRRPNEFSLANVKGNMDLSHLRWTVDTAEDFAFVEEIYAALYPSDAHFDMNDVLQLLEARPALVRTSADEVRNAALIGLDTGAMHA from the coding sequence GTGCCAACCCTTGCAGTGCTCCAGGCGCGGATGTCGTCCACGCGCCTGCCCGGAAAGGTGATGCGTCCGCTGCTCGGCGAGCCGATGATCGGCCGACAGATCCAGCGGATCCGTCGAGCGCAGCTCATCGATTCACTTGTCATCGCCACCTCCACTGATCCAGCGGACGATGTGCTCGTGGAATACGCAGCCACATTGGGCGTGCCCGTTGTTCGCGGGCCACTTGACGACGTGCTTGCTCGATTCACATCCGTCATTGAGCAGTTTCAACCCGACGCCATCGTGCGACTGACTGCTGACTGCCCGCTGACTTCACCGACGGTCATTGATCTGGTGATAGAGCGCTTCCTTGAGTCCGACGTCGACTACTGCTCCAACACCTTGCAGGCGACCTTTCCCGATGGACTCGATGTTGAGGTTGTTCGTCCCGCTGCCCTGCTGGCGGTGGCGTCAAGCAGTGCTGATGCAGCTGAGCATGAGCACGTGACACTTGGCATCTATCGCCGACCCAATGAGTTCTCCTTGGCGAACGTGAAAGGCAATATGGACCTTTCGCATCTGCGCTGGACTGTTGACACTGCTGAAGATTTCGCATTTGTCGAGGAGATCTACGCAGCTTTGTACCCCTCGGATGCACACTTTGACATGAACGACGTTCTGCAACTGCTCGAGGCGCGCCCCGCCCTCGTGCGCACGAGCGCTGACGAAGTCCGCAACGCGGCGCTGATCGGCCTGGACACTGGAGCAATGCATGCGTGA
- a CDS encoding aminotransferase class III-fold pyridoxal phosphate-dependent enzyme, translated as MRDLVQRYARSLEQLARAEQVIPLGAQTFSKSRTQYPVGAAPLFAVRSHGSHTWDVDGHEYVDLVSSLGAVVLGYGDAEITEAVVRQLESGVTLSLSHPIEEQVASQLVDIVPCAEMVRFAKNGTDATSAAIRLARAATGRDHVIACGYHGWQDWYIGSTTRNLGVPQATIALTHAVPYNDIEALERIIAEHPDAIAALIMEPMTSTFPDLGYLEGVRELTRRHGIVLVFDEMLTGFRFAPGGAQEYFGVTPDLAAFGKGIANGFPLSAVTGRRDLMMLMEDIFFSGTYGGETLSLTAASVVLKRMATGEPTKQMADIGERLVAAIDHERSPQSHEFLQFSGHPAWTFMQWSIDDANTLNEVKTLFMQEVLRRGVLVLNTHDVTTAFTDDDIAHVARAYADAIDLIETALVDGDVASRLECEPLVPLFKLRS; from the coding sequence ATGCGTGATCTCGTACAGCGATATGCACGATCCCTTGAGCAGTTGGCCCGTGCCGAGCAGGTGATCCCGCTGGGTGCGCAGACCTTCAGCAAATCTCGAACTCAGTATCCAGTAGGGGCAGCACCACTGTTCGCCGTGCGATCCCACGGCAGTCATACCTGGGACGTTGACGGACATGAGTACGTCGACCTCGTCAGTTCCCTGGGTGCTGTCGTGCTCGGCTATGGCGACGCCGAGATCACTGAGGCCGTGGTGCGTCAACTGGAGTCAGGTGTGACGTTGTCCTTGTCGCATCCGATCGAGGAGCAGGTGGCCTCGCAGTTGGTCGACATCGTGCCCTGTGCAGAGATGGTGCGCTTCGCCAAGAACGGCACCGATGCCACGTCCGCTGCCATTCGCCTGGCGCGAGCGGCCACCGGTCGCGACCATGTCATTGCCTGCGGATATCACGGCTGGCAGGACTGGTACATCGGCAGCACCACGCGCAACCTGGGAGTTCCGCAGGCAACGATCGCACTCACGCATGCGGTGCCCTACAACGACATCGAAGCGCTGGAACGCATCATCGCCGAGCATCCTGATGCGATCGCGGCGCTCATCATGGAGCCGATGACCTCCACCTTCCCCGACCTCGGCTACCTGGAAGGCGTGCGCGAGCTCACGCGTCGACACGGCATCGTGCTGGTCTTCGACGAGATGCTCACGGGATTTCGTTTCGCACCAGGCGGAGCGCAGGAGTACTTCGGCGTGACTCCAGACCTTGCCGCCTTCGGCAAGGGCATAGCCAATGGCTTTCCGCTGTCAGCTGTGACCGGTCGGCGCGACTTGATGATGCTGATGGAGGACATCTTCTTCTCAGGGACCTACGGTGGAGAGACGCTGTCGTTGACTGCTGCAAGCGTGGTGCTCAAGCGCATGGCCACCGGTGAACCCACCAAGCAGATGGCTGATATCGGTGAGCGGCTGGTTGCGGCGATTGATCATGAGCGCTCACCTCAGTCGCACGAGTTTCTGCAGTTCAGCGGCCATCCGGCATGGACATTCATGCAATGGTCCATCGATGACGCCAACACCTTGAACGAGGTCAAGACCCTGTTCATGCAGGAGGTGCTGCGTCGCGGAGTGTTAGTGCTGAACACCCACGATGTGACAACGGCCTTCACTGATGATGACATTGCGCACGTTGCACGCGCCTATGCCGATGCCATTGACCTGATCGAGACTGCGCTGGTTGATGGTGATGTGGCTTCGCGTCTTGAATGCGAACCTCTCGTGCCGTTGTTCAAGCTGCGGAGCTGA
- the pseB gene encoding UDP-N-acetylglucosamine 4,6-dehydratase (inverting), protein MSSSLENASILITGGTGSFGRAFLDTVLSEHSPRRVAIFSRDELKQYEMRQIWGDDPRVRFFIGDIRDRERLTVALHGVDIVIHAAALKQVDTAEYNPMEYVKTNILGSENVIQASMAAGVKKVVALSTDKASSPVNLYGATKLTADKLFISSNHYAAAWGTVCSVVRYGNVMGSRGSVIPLFRRLAAAGMPLPVTDTRMTRFWITLPQAVQFVLDCLDDMQGGELYVPRIPSMHVVDLAEAIAPGTDLVEVGIRPGEKLHEEMISTEDSRRTLLQDGRYVVLPTLAGWGFTAPEGQPVADGFSYTSESNDLWLSAAQLRELIGELHD, encoded by the coding sequence ATGTCCAGCAGTCTCGAGAATGCCTCGATCCTCATCACTGGGGGAACTGGCTCCTTCGGGCGTGCCTTCCTGGACACCGTGCTCAGTGAGCACTCGCCACGCAGAGTGGCCATCTTCTCTCGCGACGAGCTCAAGCAGTATGAGATGCGCCAGATCTGGGGCGATGACCCGCGCGTGCGGTTCTTCATCGGCGATATTCGCGATCGGGAGCGCCTCACTGTGGCGCTGCACGGGGTGGACATCGTCATCCACGCGGCCGCGCTCAAGCAGGTCGACACCGCCGAATACAACCCGATGGAATACGTCAAGACCAACATCCTGGGGTCTGAGAATGTGATTCAGGCGTCGATGGCCGCGGGCGTGAAGAAGGTCGTGGCACTGTCCACCGACAAGGCCTCATCGCCGGTCAATCTCTATGGAGCCACCAAGCTCACTGCCGACAAGCTCTTCATCTCCAGCAACCACTACGCCGCCGCATGGGGCACGGTCTGCTCAGTTGTCAGATACGGCAATGTCATGGGCAGCCGCGGTTCAGTGATCCCGCTGTTTCGCAGATTGGCCGCCGCCGGCATGCCCTTGCCGGTCACCGACACCCGCATGACTCGTTTCTGGATCACCCTTCCGCAGGCCGTGCAGTTCGTGCTCGACTGCCTGGATGACATGCAAGGCGGTGAGCTGTACGTGCCGCGCATCCCCAGCATGCATGTGGTGGACCTCGCCGAGGCGATTGCACCCGGCACTGACCTGGTTGAGGTCGGCATCCGTCCCGGCGAGAAGCTGCACGAGGAGATGATCTCCACCGAGGACTCCCGCCGAACACTTCTGCAGGATGGCCGCTACGTCGTGCTGCCGACTCTGGCCGGCTGGGGATTCACCGCACCTGAGGGACAGCCGGTAGCGGACGGTTTCAGTTATACGTCGGAGTCCAACGACCTGTGGTTGAGTGCGGCTCAGCTTCGCGAACTCATCGGGGAACTCCACGACTGA
- a CDS encoding methyltransferase domain-containing protein has product MTAADTETEAQAVLHQALECLIKGSANPIVGPHTATWSERCVEVPWVAGHLTDAQRLLDVGYAMAPPEWMGVLLATQDRGTALTGIDIVDPQRVRSRYPAELVDQVLTTPVRVESILDAQPIEGTYDTITCVSTLEHIGFDIATPPETTDTAYVRAERAEDAQATRDPQTDRNFLDAVARLLEPGGSLLLSVPAGRGGAILHQDSLGLFTYQFEYGPADWNAVTSDSRFDLVQEAFFRHDEAAGWQEVGSFDQMTGQSSAMRPFATACAMARMTLR; this is encoded by the coding sequence ATGACAGCTGCGGACACGGAAACAGAAGCGCAAGCGGTGCTCCACCAGGCACTCGAATGCCTGATCAAGGGCTCGGCCAACCCGATCGTGGGACCGCACACAGCCACGTGGTCAGAGCGCTGCGTGGAGGTTCCCTGGGTTGCTGGGCATCTGACAGATGCCCAGCGGCTGCTGGATGTGGGCTACGCGATGGCCCCACCAGAGTGGATGGGTGTGCTGCTGGCGACCCAAGACCGCGGAACAGCGCTGACGGGCATCGACATCGTGGATCCCCAGCGAGTGCGCAGCCGCTATCCGGCCGAGCTGGTCGATCAGGTGCTCACCACACCAGTTCGCGTGGAGAGCATCCTTGATGCGCAGCCAATCGAAGGCACGTACGACACCATCACCTGCGTGTCCACGCTGGAGCACATCGGTTTCGACATTGCCACCCCACCGGAGACAACTGACACGGCATATGTACGAGCCGAGCGCGCCGAAGATGCACAGGCAACACGTGACCCGCAGACCGATCGCAACTTTCTGGACGCCGTCGCTCGACTGCTGGAGCCCGGAGGTTCGCTGCTGCTGTCGGTGCCTGCCGGTCGCGGCGGCGCGATCTTGCATCAGGATTCGCTTGGCCTGTTCACCTACCAATTCGAGTACGGACCGGCGGATTGGAATGCGGTGACTTCGGATTCCCGCTTCGATCTGGTCCAGGAGGCCTTCTTCCGGCATGACGAGGCAGCGGGCTGGCAAGAGGTCGGCTCCTTCGATCAGATGACGGGCCAATCCAGCGCCATGAGACCCTTTGCCACGGCCTGCGCCATGGCGCGCATGACCCTCCGCTAG
- a CDS encoding class I SAM-dependent methyltransferase → MRLLEHPLTRGIDIDDPRNTLLRREIIRDKRFLRLLYTEWYERICSRIPSNSQSLLEIGSGAGFLREFLPQLTTSEVFPLEGIDRVVDATALDFADESLDAIIMTNVMHHIPDLDAFFAEAKRTLRDDGRIVMIEPWRTRWSDFVYKHLHHEPFEPNATEWRLPPGGPLSSANDALPWIVFARDRARFEQRYPDLQIVSIEPMMPVSYLASGGVSMRALLPGITYRTFRAVERKLLRERGAMFALIEVHRRKR, encoded by the coding sequence ATGAGACTGCTCGAGCATCCGCTCACTCGCGGGATCGACATCGACGATCCGCGCAATACCCTGCTGCGTCGCGAGATCATCCGCGACAAGCGCTTCCTGCGGCTGCTCTACACCGAGTGGTACGAGCGCATCTGCTCGCGAATCCCGTCCAATTCGCAGTCACTGCTCGAAATCGGCTCAGGTGCTGGCTTCCTACGTGAGTTCTTGCCGCAGCTCACCACCAGTGAGGTCTTTCCACTGGAAGGCATCGATCGCGTAGTCGATGCAACAGCACTGGACTTCGCGGATGAGTCGCTCGACGCAATCATTATGACCAACGTCATGCATCACATCCCTGATCTCGATGCCTTCTTCGCCGAGGCCAAGCGCACACTGCGTGATGACGGGCGAATCGTGATGATCGAGCCCTGGCGCACTCGATGGTCAGATTTCGTCTACAAGCATCTGCATCACGAGCCATTCGAGCCCAACGCAACGGAGTGGCGGCTGCCACCTGGCGGACCTTTGAGTTCGGCAAATGACGCGCTGCCTTGGATTGTATTTGCGCGTGACCGGGCGCGTTTCGAGCAGCGCTATCCAGATCTTCAGATCGTGTCCATCGAGCCGATGATGCCTGTCTCCTACTTGGCATCCGGCGGTGTCTCAATGCGTGCACTGCTCCCAGGCATCACCTACCGGACGTTCCGCGCTGTTGAGCGCAAGTTGCTGCGCGAGCGCGGTGCGATGTTCGCGCTTATCGAAGTGCATCGCCGCAAGCGCTGA
- a CDS encoding class I SAM-dependent methyltransferase, producing MESENDLVGRFYRDYYKQVFNTEGFVGWSYRKTHRAVESGHPGRPGMQILEIGAGTGEHLSFVDPSFARYVMADLFPEPADVPWQGDSRIEWLVGDVCSPILEGQEFDRVVSMCVLHHLNDPSAAMDNIKRWLKPGGTFTVFLPSDPGLLNRVNRAMFVTPRARKLGFDDYEVVNAREHHNHYWGLRREMLFQFQGYRIKRRYFPFGLPFADASVYSVWNITKPLNGSA from the coding sequence GTGGAGTCCGAGAACGACCTCGTCGGGCGCTTCTACCGTGACTACTACAAGCAGGTCTTCAACACCGAGGGCTTCGTGGGCTGGTCCTACCGCAAGACTCATCGCGCAGTTGAGTCCGGGCATCCAGGTCGCCCAGGTATGCAGATACTTGAGATCGGCGCAGGCACCGGAGAGCACCTGAGCTTCGTCGATCCCAGTTTTGCGCGCTACGTGATGGCAGATCTCTTCCCCGAGCCAGCAGATGTGCCGTGGCAGGGCGACTCGCGCATCGAGTGGCTCGTCGGCGATGTCTGTTCACCGATACTGGAAGGTCAAGAATTCGATCGCGTGGTCTCGATGTGCGTGCTGCACCATCTCAATGACCCATCAGCGGCGATGGACAACATCAAGCGATGGCTGAAGCCCGGCGGCACCTTCACTGTGTTCCTGCCTTCTGACCCTGGCCTGCTCAATCGGGTGAACCGCGCGATGTTCGTGACGCCACGGGCACGCAAACTCGGCTTCGATGACTACGAGGTCGTCAATGCCCGCGAGCATCACAATCACTACTGGGGCCTGCGACGCGAGATGCTCTTTCAGTTCCAGGGCTATCGCATTAAGCGTCGATACTTTCCCTTTGGCCTGCCATTTGCCGACGCCAGCGTCTACTCCGTCTGGAACATCACCAAGCCCCTCAACGGCTCTGCATGA
- a CDS encoding glycosyltransferase, producing MSWAGANGSAVATRRSRSRFFHKLVDRLVASQVVTGSRVVDLGCADGSTLRAVKPKVGVGVDLDSIALESARAASPELSFLEIPIEELESSPIDSPDYVLMSMLLDEVYDIQPILATVHDWCGRQSRVVIVSYNRLWRPIIKLAEIAHLKTKAEGENYIPWVEVENMLAIEGFEVIKRLDGILFPVHIPLVATVFNRWLAPLPVLRWFSLTRVTVARPLQEKKDELNSVSVIVAARNESGHIHELIDRVPIMADRQELIFVEGNSTDDTWEVIQQAVAEYSGDPRMTVIALQQTGKGKGDAVRAGFDAATGDILMILDADISVPPEELPRFVEALREDTCEFANGSRLVYPMDAKAMRFLNLLGNKFFGYLFSYLLSQPVRDTLCGTKVLRRQDYERIAANREVFGDFDPFGDFDLLFGASYLGLRIRDIPVHYKERRYGETNISRFSHGAVLLRMSAFAASKLKFVG from the coding sequence ATGAGTTGGGCCGGTGCCAATGGCTCCGCAGTAGCCACCCGACGCAGTCGCAGTCGCTTCTTCCACAAGCTGGTCGACCGGCTGGTCGCCTCTCAGGTGGTCACCGGCTCACGCGTCGTTGACCTGGGCTGCGCAGACGGATCGACCCTGCGAGCTGTGAAGCCCAAGGTCGGCGTCGGCGTCGATCTGGACTCAATCGCCCTTGAATCCGCACGAGCAGCCAGCCCTGAATTGTCGTTCCTGGAGATCCCGATTGAGGAGCTCGAGTCATCGCCTATCGACTCACCTGACTACGTACTGATGAGCATGCTCCTTGACGAGGTCTATGACATTCAGCCGATCCTGGCCACTGTGCACGATTGGTGTGGACGACAGTCACGCGTGGTGATCGTGTCATACAACCGGCTGTGGCGCCCCATCATCAAGTTGGCCGAGATCGCCCACTTGAAGACCAAGGCCGAGGGTGAGAACTACATTCCCTGGGTCGAAGTAGAGAACATGCTCGCGATCGAGGGCTTTGAGGTCATCAAGCGCCTGGACGGCATCCTGTTCCCCGTCCATATCCCTTTGGTTGCAACGGTGTTCAATCGCTGGTTGGCCCCGCTGCCGGTGCTGCGCTGGTTCTCGCTCACCCGCGTCACTGTTGCTCGACCTTTACAGGAGAAGAAGGACGAACTCAATTCCGTCAGTGTCATCGTGGCCGCCCGCAATGAGTCCGGCCACATTCACGAGTTGATTGATCGAGTACCGATCATGGCTGACCGGCAAGAACTGATCTTTGTCGAAGGCAACTCCACGGATGACACGTGGGAGGTCATCCAGCAGGCAGTCGCTGAATACTCCGGTGACCCCCGCATGACCGTGATTGCACTGCAGCAGACTGGTAAGGGCAAGGGCGATGCGGTGCGAGCCGGCTTCGACGCGGCCACCGGCGACATCCTGATGATTCTGGATGCCGACATCTCAGTTCCGCCCGAAGAGCTCCCTCGCTTCGTGGAGGCACTGCGTGAGGACACGTGCGAATTCGCCAATGGATCGCGGTTGGTCTACCCAATGGACGCCAAGGCCATGCGCTTCCTGAACCTGCTCGGCAACAAGTTCTTCGGCTATCTGTTCAGCTATCTGTTGAGCCAGCCGGTGCGCGACACCCTGTGCGGCACAAAGGTGCTGCGGCGCCAGGATTACGAGCGCATTGCTGCCAATCGCGAAGTCTTCGGCGACTTCGACCCCTTCGGTGACTTTGATCTGCTCTTCGGTGCTTCCTACCTTGGTCTGCGGATCCGCGATATTCCTGTGCACTACAAGGAGCGTCGCTATGGCGAAACGAACATCTCCCGCTTCAGCCACGGTGCTGTGCTGCTTCGCATGTCGGCCTTCGCGGCCTCCAAACTGAAGTTCGTGGGCTAG
- a CDS encoding 4-hydroxy-2-oxovalerate aldolase: MISTGESAPQIFECTLRDGSYAVDFAFTAEYTATVVKALAELGFPYIEVGHGVGIGAHTRGIEAAASDLEYARAAASNAGEQLWGMFAIPGMADVHEVEAVLAEGAGFMRVGLDPDRFDEGLRFIEKVNWGDTKVFVNFMKSHALSPDEMGARVRLLEAAGVDGAYLVDSSGGMLPIEIRDRADAMRSASDFLLGFHGHDNLGLATAHALSVADCGFDIIDATLQGLGRSAGNTSSERFIGLMTRLGWQHDYDLISVLKAGQELVRPQIPQAGYSGLDTLSGVYFFHTSFLPQLVEVGERYGVDPHLLMQGHYEMRQTTPEVSLDQAAVALGGQERELGELYSAERYFGVPETGSP; this comes from the coding sequence GTGATCAGTACTGGTGAATCTGCCCCTCAGATCTTCGAATGCACGCTGCGGGATGGCTCCTACGCGGTCGATTTCGCCTTCACTGCCGAGTACACCGCCACTGTGGTCAAAGCTCTGGCTGAGCTGGGCTTCCCCTACATCGAGGTCGGGCACGGCGTGGGCATCGGTGCCCATACCCGGGGCATCGAAGCGGCCGCAAGTGACCTTGAATACGCCCGCGCAGCTGCCTCGAATGCGGGCGAGCAACTATGGGGGATGTTTGCCATTCCGGGCATGGCCGACGTCCACGAGGTCGAGGCGGTTCTCGCCGAGGGCGCCGGATTCATGCGGGTTGGCCTGGATCCCGATCGTTTTGACGAGGGCCTGCGATTCATAGAGAAGGTCAACTGGGGCGACACGAAGGTCTTCGTGAACTTCATGAAGTCGCATGCGCTCAGCCCAGATGAGATGGGTGCCCGCGTTCGGCTGCTCGAGGCTGCGGGTGTCGATGGTGCCTATCTGGTGGACAGCAGTGGCGGCATGCTGCCAATTGAGATCCGTGATCGCGCGGATGCCATGAGGTCGGCCTCTGATTTCCTGCTGGGCTTTCACGGCCATGACAATCTCGGCTTGGCGACCGCCCATGCGCTCAGCGTCGCTGACTGTGGCTTCGACATCATCGATGCAACCCTGCAGGGCTTGGGACGCAGCGCGGGCAATACCAGCAGTGAGCGCTTCATCGGCCTCATGACGCGCCTGGGCTGGCAGCACGACTACGACCTGATCTCGGTGCTCAAAGCGGGGCAGGAACTGGTGCGTCCGCAGATTCCGCAGGCTGGCTATTCCGGACTGGACACCTTGTCGGGCGTCTACTTCTTCCACACCAGTTTCCTGCCGCAATTGGTTGAAGTCGGCGAGCGCTATGGCGTTGATCCGCACTTGCTCATGCAAGGGCATTACGAAATGCGCCAGACCACTCCTGAGGTGTCACTTGATCAAGCAGCGGTGGCACTGGGTGGGCAGGAACGCGAACTCGGTGAGCTGTACTCTGCTGAGCGTTACTTCGGCGTGCCGGAGACCGGCAGTCCCTAG
- a CDS encoding amidohydrolase family protein: protein MLLDSCAHPTCDGQWTQGRTGVTHAELAADLEAHNWQGALAIGLPEVGGYDHRVFMDLCAPHRSLIPVAALTTHHFGPALDADLDEIQERGYRIVKIHPRLLGYEHTLAALPMLIGECVARGLAVALCTYPEYKSEIDPDEARGQMAAAIAAHPEGHFITMHSGMLDPAPFAALAVDNPRILLDFSMSLTKYPDEMRARLIEIAGQTPSAISLGSDGPEWTYAQVRTALDDVASQLEPTAAEGFAGENLRAWLARIDAGLLP, encoded by the coding sequence ATGCTGCTGGACTCCTGTGCGCACCCCACGTGTGATGGCCAATGGACTCAGGGCCGCACTGGCGTCACACATGCTGAGTTGGCTGCCGATCTGGAGGCCCACAACTGGCAAGGTGCTCTTGCCATTGGTCTTCCTGAAGTGGGTGGCTACGACCACCGCGTCTTCATGGATCTCTGTGCCCCGCACCGCTCGCTCATCCCGGTGGCAGCCTTGACCACCCACCACTTTGGCCCAGCGCTGGACGCGGATCTCGATGAGATCCAGGAGCGCGGCTACCGCATCGTGAAGATCCACCCACGACTGCTGGGCTACGAGCACACCCTCGCTGCGCTGCCGATGCTCATTGGTGAATGCGTTGCACGCGGACTTGCCGTCGCACTGTGCACCTATCCGGAGTACAAGTCCGAGATCGATCCCGATGAAGCGCGCGGACAAATGGCAGCAGCCATTGCCGCGCATCCTGAAGGCCACTTCATCACGATGCACTCAGGCATGCTGGACCCCGCACCCTTTGCTGCTCTTGCAGTCGACAACCCACGGATCCTGCTGGACTTCAGCATGTCGTTGACCAAATACCCCGATGAGATGCGAGCAAGGCTCATCGAGATCGCCGGCCAGACCCCAAGCGCGATCAGCCTCGGCTCAGACGGACCCGAGTGGACCTATGCGCAGGTCCGAACAGCACTCGATGATGTTGCCAGCCAACTGGAACCCACTGCTGCTGAAGGCTTTGCGGGCGAGAACCTGCGGGCTTGGCTTGCGCGCATCGATGCAGGCCTGCTGCCCTAG
- a CDS encoding ATP-grasp domain-containing protein → MTARPRVLVLGGAEGQLACIAACRRIDADVVLVDPRAGVPGIALADQWIALDVMQTEEIVQELVGQAVDAVLTDQSDYAARAAAALAVALGLPGQDLDVVEACSNKLVMRQRLTDTVPDLVPWFRHESDIEAAREFIAEQNAPVIVKPLQSQGSRGVSFVNTTADLPLVDEAFAESDGKGVLIEQAVSGTEYSVDGFVRSGVLTPLAISAKTHYDANPCLDERCDFLPSMFADVEDSLLHAMHRIVAALRIDTGIVHAELIAGDHGVTLVEIALRGGGGGISGLIVPFLTGFEPAEALLRYWLQLPDLPDPRDFHDRAASLRFLPHTPPADITEPATDIPGWLSLVRSEQFFAPGHAPRSGAQRAGAIIVVGDTEAEVRAAEDEAMRRLGYTLGA, encoded by the coding sequence GTGACCGCACGTCCTCGCGTGCTCGTGCTCGGTGGCGCCGAAGGCCAACTCGCATGTATTGCCGCCTGCCGCCGGATTGATGCAGACGTAGTGCTCGTGGATCCGCGTGCAGGCGTGCCCGGCATTGCACTGGCAGATCAGTGGATCGCACTCGATGTGATGCAGACCGAGGAAATCGTGCAAGAGCTCGTGGGCCAAGCGGTGGACGCAGTGCTCACAGATCAATCCGACTACGCAGCACGAGCGGCCGCCGCCCTCGCCGTTGCACTCGGACTTCCCGGTCAGGACCTCGACGTGGTGGAAGCCTGCTCCAACAAGTTGGTGATGCGCCAGCGCCTCACCGACACCGTGCCAGATCTCGTCCCATGGTTCAGGCACGAGAGCGATATTGAAGCGGCACGCGAGTTCATCGCCGAGCAGAATGCGCCTGTCATCGTCAAACCCCTGCAGTCACAGGGAAGTCGCGGTGTCAGTTTCGTCAACACGACAGCAGACCTGCCCCTTGTGGACGAAGCGTTTGCCGAGTCAGATGGCAAGGGCGTACTCATCGAACAGGCCGTTTCTGGAACGGAGTACTCCGTTGATGGCTTCGTACGCAGTGGCGTGCTCACTCCCTTGGCCATCTCTGCCAAAACCCACTATGACGCCAACCCCTGTCTTGATGAGCGTTGCGATTTCCTGCCTTCGATGTTTGCCGATGTCGAGGATTCACTGCTGCATGCGATGCATCGCATCGTCGCAGCGCTCCGCATCGACACCGGCATCGTGCATGCCGAACTCATCGCCGGCGATCACGGAGTCACCCTCGTGGAGATCGCGCTGCGCGGTGGCGGCGGAGGTATCAGCGGATTGATCGTTCCTTTCCTCACCGGCTTCGAACCGGCCGAGGCGCTTCTGCGGTACTGGCTTCAACTGCCCGACCTTCCCGATCCACGCGACTTCCACGACCGGGCAGCCAGTCTTCGCTTCCTGCCGCACACCCCACCCGCAGACATCACAGAACCGGCCACCGACATTCCCGGCTGGCTCTCACTCGTGCGATCCGAGCAGTTCTTCGCGCCCGGACACGCTCCCCGATCAGGTGCGCAGCGTGCGGGAGCGATCATTGTCGTCGGCGATACTGAAGCTGAGGTACGAGCAGCTGAGGACGAAGCGATGCGGCGACTTGGCTACACCTTGGGAGCGTGA